The segment CGCGATCAGTATGGCCGTGTAGATGCCGGCTGCCGGGGTAGCGGCCCCCGCATCGAAATTGACGATGGAACGGGAAAATCCACCGGTGATGGGAAAGCCACCGGTAACGGACACGGCCACGTTGGACAGCCCCAGCCCGACCAGTTCCTGGTCCGGGTTGATGCGTTGCCTGCGCCGGTTGGCCAGCGTCTCCCCTACCGATATTGATTCCACAAAACTGACGATAGATATCAGCACCGCCGGCCAGAAAAGCTCGGCAATCAGGCCGCGCGACATGCCCGGCAAGGTAACGCCAGGCATCCCCCGGGGAATGTCCCCCACCAGTGCCAGGCCCAGTTCATCGAGTCGCAGGAGATACGTCACAACCGCGGTAATGATCACGGCGATGACAGGTCCACCTTTCACCATCAGTGCCGCGTTGCGGGACGACATGCCTAACCTGATCAGCAGCGGCTTCAGGCCCAGCCGCATGGAGACAATCAACACCAAGGCCAGTACGCCGATGGCCAAGGTATAGAAATTGCTGTGTGAGATTTCCCGTGCCAGTTCCCACACAATGTCCAGCAGATTATGCCCCCCGGCAGAGATACCCAGCAGGTGTTGCAACTGACCGGCGGCGATGATCAGGGCCGAGGCTGTGATGAAGGCGGCGATGACAGGATGGGACAGAAAATTGGTCAGAAACCCAAGGCGAAATAGGCCCAGCAGCAACAGCATGGCGCCACACAAAAAGGCCAGTGTATAGGCTGCACTGACATAATCGGGAGACCCCGCCTCGGCTACCCGCTCCAGCGCCGCCGCAGTCATCAGAGACACTACGGCCACCGGCCCCACCGACAGGGAAGTGCTGGTGCCAAAAAGCCCGTAGGCCAGCAGCCCGAAGATACTGGCATACAGCCCCATTTCCGCAGGCAGTCCTGCCAGCAGTGCATAGGCCAGTGACTGCGGGATCAGCATGATCGCGACGATAATCGACGCCACACCATCCTCAGTCAAACTGGCTGAATTGTACCGCCTGCCCCAATCCAGTATCGGCAGGTACTGCCTGATCGCATCCACCCTGCTACCTTCTCCCGTCTGCCATCACATCGTACCCTGACCTGCCCGCCGCCCCGACTCGAAACAGGCGCGCCAGAAACCGCGAAAATAACTCCGGCAATGGCAATAAAGTCACTGTCACACGGTTGTTACCCACTATGGCTCTCTCAGGTAGCCAAGATGCTTCATATCGAAAGTCGGCTGCACGTGAACGATTTCCGGGTCCGGCTCGATCCGGCTGCCGGTGTCCCCCCTGCCATCGTACTTGACCTGGCTTAACACATAGCGCATCGATTCCAGGCAGGCTTTATCCCGGTCATTTCCCTCGACCACCAGCCACGGATTCCGGCGCGTGGACGTCTTCTCGAACATGGCCAATTTGTAGCGGGTGTATTCGTCCCATTTTGCCTGGGCGAGGGCATCCACCGTACTCAGTTTCCACTGCTTGAGCGGGTTGGTTTTCCGCTCTCTAATGCGTTTTTCCTGCTCGTCTTCATCGATGGAAAACCAGAATTTTATAATCTCCAGCTTATCCTCTTTCAACATGTGCTCCAGCAGCACAACCTGTTCAAGGAAGAATTTATACTGCCTCTGGGTACAAAAACCCATGACCGGCTCCACCACCGCCCTGTTGTACCAGCTGCGGTCGAAAAAAACGATCTCGCCAGGATTGGGCAACTCTTTGATATATCTCTGAAAGTACCACTGACCGCGTTCCAGCTCCGTAGGCTTACTGAGCGCTACAATCCGATAGTGCCGGGGATTTAAAAACCGCACGAAGCGCATAATGGTGCTTCCCTTACCCGCGGCGTCACGTCCCTCGAAAATAATCAGCAGACGTTTGCGATGCTGCCGGACCCACGTCTGCAGGCGCACAAATTCAACCTGCAGGTCCAGGTATTCCGGTTCTGTCTCGAGCGCGTACAACATGGTGCTCCAACCCACTTAAATAACAGTTGAATTATACGACCTAGCCCTGGGCAAGAAGGTTACGCAGATCAATTATCGCGGCATTTGCTCTGGACACGTAATTAGCCATGGTCAGGGAATGATTGGCAAATATACCAAATCCGGAGCCGTTCAGGATGACCGGAAAAAACACTGTCCTCTGACTGTACTCCAGATCCCGGATTATCTGCTCCAGACTGGCTGTCGCATTCTTGTCGGCCAGCACATCGCCAAAATCAATCTCCACGGCACGCAGAAAGTGTACCAATGCCCAGGTAGTGCCACGCGCCTCGTAAAAAACATCGTCTACCTGCAACCAGGGTGTTTTCACCCGTGCTTCGCGCGCCACCCGGGTCGACTGCGCAGCTCCCGGCTCACCGGCGATGTCGGTATTGACCCGCTCCTGGCCGACACTGGCGCTGAGACGCTGTGACAGACTGCCCAGCCTGGATTCCACAGTCAACAGCCAGCCGGCCAGGTTATCGGCGCGAGCAAAGAACTGTGCATCGGCGTCGGCAGGATCGCCGATCCGTTGCAGATAGGAGGAGAACAGATCGATGGCTTTACGGTATTCGCGTTCCGTGGCCGGAAACATCCAGCTGGCGTTGTCAAAGTTGAACAGCGGCTCTGCTTCACGCAGATCCAGATCCTCCTGGGACTGGGATTGAGAGCGACTGAACGATTCGCGGAAAGCCCTGGCAAAATCCCGGACCTGCACCAAGACACCAAATTCCCAGTTGGGAATATTATCCAGGTAGATGCCGGGTACCATAACATCATTGGACAGGTAGCCACCGGGCTTGTCCAGCAGGGTCTCAGCCACACCGATCAAAGCCGCAGTAGAGGCAGCGCCGATCACTGGCGCATTGTCGCTGCCGGCCAGTTTTTGCTCCCGATTCTCCACCACGGAGAACTGGTCCGGCTCGAAACTCCAAAAAACACCCAGAACGACGATAAACAGTGTAATGAACGCCAGAACGGACAGCAGGATCCTGACTATCGGGCTACTGTCATCGCTCTCGTAGGTCGCAGCGGAGTCGCCTGCCTGACTTTGCTCTTCGCCCCTGCCTTCGCCCTCGTCAGCGCCCGCATCCTCGCCGCTGCCCCTGCCAAACAGGGAGGCAATGCGCGCTTTAATAGTGGTAAACATTATCGCTTCTCCGGGACAGTCCTCTGCTCATAACGCTACTTCGTGGACCTCTGACTTCCTGGGGCAGTGGGCTACCAGGGAGCCTCTGTTAAGTACCACAACGCTCTGCGGGGCTACCTAGCTTGGTTCAGCACCCGGACCGGCTTCTGTGTCAGCACCTTCCGGCAATCGCAACCGGATGATAGCCCTTCCACCCAGCTCGATATTACCCCGCAGCCGATAACCATTGGCTCTTTCCCGCAAGGTGCCATAGATCCAGCGTCCTTTCTCATCGCTCGGCGCCGTTATCCAGACGAATGCTTCAAATTCTACAGCCTGCTCAGCGATATCCGCCAACTGTTCAACCAGGTAGTCAGACTGAGCACTCAGCTGGTCAAGATTCAACTCGAAAACCAGATCACCGGAATTCCGGTCAGCCTCCAGTGCTTTTTCGGCGGCCACGATAGCAGGATCGTCACGATCCACGAAGCGGGCTCTGTCGATATACTCCGCCGCCGCCGCAAACCTGCCCTGACGACTGGCAGTCGCCGCCAGCTCCAGGTATCTGGCCACGATACGCTGCAGCCCTTCGAGTGCCAGATCGTTCTCAGGGTCGAGTGCCAGCACACGCCGATAGCGGGTGTACGCATTGTCATTAACAGGGATCAGCAGTCGGTCCTGGTCCAGCGCCTGCAGGGCATCGTATAAAAGATCGCCAAGCAGCCGCTGACGACGAAAAGAAACCTGCCATTCCTGCACCGTTTCAGCACCCTGAACCACCTCAGCCACAGGGGCTTCCGCCGCGGCCGGATCCGGTTCTGGAACAACCTGTTCATCGTTTCCGGCCTGGCACCCGGCCAGGACACTTACCAGCAATAAGCGGGCTAACCAGCGCGCCTTGCTCGAAGACCAGAACATCATCAACCTCAACTCACCTAACCGATCAATTCACTAAAGGGAATAAAGCTGAGCATATCCCCCGCTGTTACCGAAGTAAACGGGGGTAATACTGCCAGGCCATCGGCCTGGCTCAAAGACGAGCCCGCGCCAGAACTTTGATTGTCGACAATCTGCAATTCCCCACCACCGTCTCGCGACCACAGAACCACCCGCAAATATTCCTGTCTATCGCCGCTGCTGTAGTCGAACGCAACCGGCAATCTGAAGCTCAAGGGCTCATGGCTTCTGGCACCACTCATGGCCAGCAAGGCCGGACGAACCAGCAACACAAAGGTAACGAACGCCGATACGGGATTACCCGGAACGCCGAAAAAAGGTCTGCCTTTGACTTCTCCCCAGGCAAACGGCTTGCCCGGCTTGAGCGCCAGCTTCCAGAGGTCAATCCGGCCCAACCGCTGTACGGCAGCCTTCACGTGATCTTCCTCGCCCACCGAAACCCCACCACTACTTAGCAGGCAGTCAGCCTCTCCGGCAGCCCGGGCAAATTTTTCGACCGTGGTATCCAGCCCATCTCCAACCGTGCCGCAGTCAACCACCTGCATCCCTAAACCAGCCACCAGGGCAGACAGGAGGTAAAAGTTCGAGTTGTAGATTTGACCGGCTTCGAGTGAGGTGCCTGGTCGCACAAGTTCATCGCCGGTGGTCAGAATAGCAACCTTGAGTGGTTTCCGCACTGCCAGTCTGGCTATGCCGCAAGAGGCAAGAACATGCATGTCATGGGCACGCAATCTGTGGCCGGCTTTGAACAGCAGGGTTCCCGCCGGGATATCGTCGCCTCGCGATCGGACGTTTTCACCAGCCGCGACACGCTGCAGAATCGTGACCGACTGGCCCGCCGGCTGCGTATTTTCCTGCATCACCACCGCATCAGCACCGGCTGGTAAGGGTGCGCCGGTGAATATCCTGGCCGCCGTGCCGGATTGCAAGGGTTCACCAGCCTGGCCTGCCGGTATCCGCTGGCTGACCGCCAATGTGACCGGAATCTGGCTCACTGCCTGTGAGTTCACCGCGTAGCCATCCATCGCACTGTTATCCGATGCCGGCACATCCACCGCCCCATACAGATCATGGGCCAGAATCCTGCCGTCGGCCTGCGTCAGCTCCACGGTTTCCGGCAGCGCCAGCAAGGGCAGATCTTCACGCAGGCGAGTCAGGGCTTCTTCTATAGGCGTCAACCGGGAATTCATCGCCAGCAACCCCTCAATGCAAACTTCTCGAACTCAGTGTATCCGGCAGCTTCACCGGCTTGTCCTCACCGGGCCGGGTGTCCTCTTCGCCAACGGCTTCGACGCCCCCTTTACCCTGATAAATGGTTTTAATCGCCGCACGGAGACTTTTGTGCCAGGAACGTTGCTTGATGCCAAAGGTGTCAAATATTTTTTTGCACGACAGTGTTGAGTTCGCGATCTCGGGCAGCGTGGGGAAAACTTCACTCATAGTGAAATTGTCGAGGAACTGGTAAATCTTTTCATCATGCTGAGATGCGTACTTGAGCACCTGCTGGACAAACTCGATTTCGGTCTTGGTCTCCAGACCACAATAGTGATACTCACCCCATACGCTGGCTTCACAATCCACCTGCCGACACACTGCCAGAATCACCCGGGCGACATCCTCGTTGGGGGTCGGACTGAAGCGTCGCTGCAGCACCGCCAGCTCTCCACCCTGTTTCTTGCACAGCCGAATCCAGGATTCAATGATGTCGTACTGGCGGCGCCCGAAAGTCCAGCCAACCCGAATAATCACGTGTTTGGCCAGTTTCTTCACTGCCAGCTCGCCCTGCAGGGCTGTGCTTCCATACACACCAACCGGGCTGGTAGCGTCCTGCTCGTTGTACCCGAGCCGCTTCCCGCCGTCGAAAACGTAACAGGTGGACAGGTGCAACATGGGAATACCCTGACGCTCACAGATGCCGGCCAGCAGGGCGGGATGATCTCTTTGCACCAGCGCGCATTCCTGTCGCGCAGTCTCCGCCGCAACAAGTGCCGTCTGGGAGCCTGGCTCGAAAGTGTGCAGGTTGATCAACTGGTCGGGGTGATAGCTCTTTATAAACTGATCAAGCACGGAGTTATCCGCAGATTGCAACAGGCTTGCCGGCAGCAGGGAGAAGTTCACCCCCTGTTGTGTCAACAACTCCAGAAGTTCCTGTCCAGTGGGCGACTCGGCGCCCGCAATCATCAATTTCACTTGGAAAACTCTCAGCAGCGGCTAGACAGCAGATCAGCTGTCTGACTTCCAGACACCAGGCTTGAAGCGCTAATTATAGGTACCCTGAAGCGTTTTCACTACAGCCGTTGCGTATGTCTGCAGGACGCGCCCGGGAATTGACTCAAGTCACTTTCGCCAAGCGTGCCTGACAAAGTTTCTCGCCGGTGGACGAACTGTAACCCCAGGGGCTTTTGACACCAGCAGACTATCACCAGACGACTGGTATAAGAAGCCCTCTGCTTCGACTGTCACCGTCGAAGCAGAGGGCCATTCAGAAAGGAATGTCGTCGTCGAAGTTATCAAAGTTGGCTGGCGCCTGCTGCGGCTCCGATCTGGGTGCCGCCTGGGACGCCCCAGCCTGTCCAAAGTCCGATGCCCCCTGACCTGCACCCCGGGAATCCAGCATCTGCATCTCGTTCGCGACTATCTCGGTAGCATAACGCTTGACACCATCCTGCTCCCAGGAGCGGGTCTGAAGGCGACCCTCTACATACAGCTTTGAGCCCTTTCGAACGTATTCGCCGACAATCTCGGCCAGACGGTTGAAAAATACCACCCGATGCCACTCGGTCTTCTCGACGTTCTCACCGGAACTCTTGTCTTTCCAGGACTCTGAGGTGGCCAGAGTCAGGTTCACTACGGCACCCCCGGTTGGCATATACCGAACTTCCGGGTCACCGCCCACGTTACCGACCAGTATTACCTTGTTTACACCTCGACTTGCCACCTTGACCTCCCGTCAGAATAATCCGCCTGTTTGCTCTGGTAAGTCTATACCATGAGGCTGGCATAGAGAAATAAATCGGCGGATTAAAACAAGGGCCATCTCCAGAAACTTCTGGTCAAGTTGGACTTATCGGAGGACCGGTAAGGTAAGGGCCGTGCATACTGGATGACCTCCTGGTGTCGTTCCTTGCCCGTGCTATTCATGCGTATCGTCCTGCTGACTGACAATGATGCTCGGCGGAAGAGGTTCAGGATTTGTGGGCTTTCCAGTGCTGATCATTACGCTACAACTTTGTTTCAACAGACTTTGAGCGCTTTGAGAAGCTGAAGGTTTAAGGCGTTCGCCTCTCACCCTGCCGCTGGCCCACTATGAAATTGGTTACGCCGCCACCCCCCGGCTGGAAACCTGGCATTTTTGCGAACAGTGAGGTGCTGGCTTCTGAATCGAAGACTCGATCAACTTGCATTCACTGCCATGCTTTATCTGATATCACCGAGACAAGGCGCATCAGATAAGCAGCCGTGACAGGAAAGAATCGCATCCGGCAGTCCAGGAGCAAAACAAGGCTGCTCTTGGTTGAAGCCAGGACGCATCAGACTTCACCTCACTCGAGGCGGCTGACCAGGCTGTGACCCGCGGCGATCAAAGACCAGCGCCGAGTGAAGAAAAATGACCGCCTTCCAGGGCATTTTTCGTAGTGAGGGTACCCCGGAGGGGCGCGGTCTGCCGCGGGCCACAGCCTGGTCAGCCGCCGCCGCTCGAAGCCCGAATACTCTCACGATTCAGCTGTCTATGATTCACGAAAACTCTGCTGGAACTACTTTAATCCTTTGCAACAATTAACCAGAGCCTGCACAGACCAATGTGAAAGAAAGAAAAGAACTTCCGTTAATTCGAGGATCAGCTTTACTCCCGTAAGCAATTCTTCAGATAATGGGCGGTTTGTTTTCCAGACAGTGCAGCCAGGCGGTTCATGGATAAGATAATTGTCAGGGGTGCCCGCACCCACAATCTCAAGAACATCAATGTCACCATCCCCCGCGACAAACTGGTGGTGATCACCGGGCTGTCCGGATCGGGGAAATCGTCTCTGGCGTTTGACACCCTCTACGCGGAAGGGCAGCGGCGCTACGTGGAGTCGCTCTCAACCTACGCGCGCCAGTTTCTATCCATGATGGAAAAGCCCGATATCGATCACATCGAGGGGCTGTCGCCGGCCATTTCCATCGAGCAGAAATCCACCTCCCACAATCCTCGCTCCACCGTAGGGACCATCACCGAGATCTACGACTACCTGCGCCTGCTGTTCGCCCGGGCCGGCGAACCCCATTGTCCTGAGCACGGTCTCAAACTCGAGGCACAGACAGTCAGCCAGATGGTCGATCAGGTCATGTCCCTGCCGCCGGACAGCCGGCTCATGGTTCTGGCACCGATCATCCGGGACCGCAAGGGTGAACACCTGCATGTTTTCAGCGAGCTCAGAACCAGTGGTTTTATCCGGGCCCGGGTCGATGGGCTGGTTTGCGAGATCGAGTACCCGCCAGAGCTGGAAAAAAACAAGAAGCATAATATCGAGGTGGTCGTCGACCGCCTCAAGGTCAAGGAAGGCATCGAACAGCGCCTGGCCGAAAGTTTCGAAACCGCCCTGCAGCTGGCGGATGGTCTGGCACTGGTCAGCTTCATGGATGACGACGCCGGGCAGCCGGACCTGGTGTTTTCCTCGCTTTTTGCGTGTCCCCAGTGCGGACACAGCATCAGCGAACTCGAGCCACGGCTGTTCTCCTTCAACAATCCCGCCGGGGCCTGCGCCAGTTGTGACGGCCTTGGCGTCAAGCAGTATTTCGACGAACAGCGTATCGTGGTGGATTCGGCACTGTCTCTGGCCGAGGGCGCAATCCGCGGCTGGGACCGACGCAACATGTACTACTTCCAGATGCTCAACTCACTGGCTGATCACTACGGCTTTCAGCTCGACAAGCCCTTTGAAAAGCTGACCAAAAAGCACCAGGAAGTCATCCTCAAGGGCAGTAGAGGTGAAAACATCGACTTTCACTTCGTCAATGACCGGGGCGATACGGTTGTCCGCAGCCATCCCTTCGAAGGCATCCTGCCGAACATGGAACGCCGCTACCGGGAGACCGAGTCTTCCATGGTCCGTGAGGAGCTGACCAAGTTCCTCAGCTCCCAGTCCTGTCCCGATTGCCAGGGCACGCGCCTGCGGAAAGATGCCCGCCACGTGCTTATCAAGGGGCAGAACCTCCCCGGCATCACGGCCATGACAGTGGCACAGTCGACGGACTATTTCCGGAAATTAAAGCTGCAGGGCAAGCAGGCCCGGATTGCGGAAAAGATTCTCAAGGAACTGCAGGCAAGGCTGAAATTCCTGGTGGACGTAGGGCTGAATTACCTTACCCTGAATCGCAGTGCCGAGACACTTTCCGGAGGTGAGGCCCAGCGCATCCGGCTGGCCAGCCAGATCGGCGCGGGGCTGGTAGGCGTTATGTACATTCTGGATGAACCATCCATCGGGCTGCACCAACGAGACAACGATCGCCTGCTGAATACGCTATTCCATCTGCGCGATCTGGGTAATACCGTGATTGTCGTCGAACACGACGAAGAAGCCATCCGCAGCGCCGACCATATCATCGACATCGGCCCCGGAGCCGGGGTACACGGGGGGCACATCGTCGCCGAGGGTGCACTGAAAGATATCCTGCAATCCAAGGACTCGCTCACCGGGAAATTTCTGTCCGGCAAGGAAAAGATCAGTATCCCGGAAAAGCGCATTCCTATCGATAAAGAGCGCATTCTTCGGCTAAAAGGGGCCAAGGGTAACAATTTAAAATCTGTTGATCTGGAAATCCCAATCGGCCTCTTCACCTGTGTGACCGGCGTGTCCGGATCCGGCAAGTCGACGCTGATTAACAGCACCCTCTATCCTCTTACGGCGACGCAACTGAACAAGGCAACCACCCTGACTCCTGCTCCTTTCGACAGCATCGAAGGTCTGGAACTGCTGGACAAAGTGGTAGACATAGACCAGAGCCCCATCGGCCGTACGCCACGTTCAAACCCGGCGACCTATACCGGTATCTTCACGCCGGTGCGGGAATTGTTCGCCGGCACCCAGGAAGCGCGCGCACGGGGCTATAAACCGGGCCGCTTCAGCTTCAACGTCAAGGGCGGTCGCTGCGAAGCCTGCCAGGGCGATGGGGTGGTCAAGGTCGAGATGCATTTCCTGCCGGATATTTACGTCGCCTGCGACGTGTGCCGGGGTAAGCGTTACAACCGGGAAACCCTGGAAGTTACCTACAAGGGCAAAAATATCAGCGAAGTGCTGGATATGACCATCGAAGATGCCGCCGGATTCTTCAGCCCGGTGCCGGCTATCGCACGCAAGCTGCAAACCCTGATCGACGTGGGGCTGTCTTATGTCTGCCTCGGCCAGGCCGCCACCACGCTGTCCGGTGGAGAGGCCCAACGGGTCAAACTGTCACGGGAACTGTCCAAACGGGATACCGGCAAGACTCTGTATATTCTCGACGAGCCTACCACCGGCCTGCACTTCCAGGACATCCGCCAGTTGTTGAAGGTACTGCATCATCTGCGGGATCAGGGAAATACCATCGTGGTGATCGAACATAACCTCGATGTCATCAAGACCGCCGACTGGCTGGTCGACCTCGGCCCGGAGGGCGGCAACGAGGGGGGGCAAATCGTAGCCGAAGGAACGCCCGAGCAGCTGGCCCGGGTCAAGGGCTCGCACACCGGTTTTTACATGAAAAAGATACTCGCCTGAGCGGCAGAAAGCCCGCCAGCGAGTGGCACCGGCAGTGGCGGTAAAGACAGCCGCTTTTCCACGTATTCTGTAGGGAATTCATCGAATCGGTGGGTAAAAATGTAACAGTCTGCAATTTTCTGACCCGGTTCCGCTGAACGGCCCCCGAATTCGGGCCATTGTCCCGCCACAAACCCTTCATTCATTTGCATTTTCAGCTGGAAAATCGTACCTTCTGGGGCAGGTATAGATGCGAATACCAAAGCTATCCAGCGTTGTGGCCCGAAAGGGTTGCGACCACTCCTCAAAATAATGAAACGGAGCAATGTCAGTGAACCCTAAACTAACACGCAGACGTTTTATCAAGGGGGTAATTTTCTCCGGTGCCGCCGCTTCAACCGGTGCCAGCTTTTACCTTGCGAACGCCCAGTCCGGGCAGAACGCCGCAGAGCGCTTGATAAACCTTAACGTAAACGGGCGAACCAGGCCTGTCGATGTCCTGCCATCCGAGACCCTTGCCTACACGCTTCGCTACAAGCTTGACCTGACCGGTACCAAGATCGGCTGTAATCGTGGTGAGTGTGGAGCCTGCACGGTGCATATCGATGGCGTCCCCAACTACGCCTGTTCAGTTCTGACTCACAACGTCCGGGGCCGCGCAGTGACCACCATCGAAGGCATCAAGGCCGCCGATGGCACCCTGCATCCGGTACAGGCGGCTTTCGTTGCGGAAAACGCACCGCAATGCGGTTTCTGCACACCGGGCCAGGTGATGTCTGCAGTAGCCTTGTTGCGGGATAACCCCAGGCCGACCAGAGAAGAAGCCATCCAGGCCATGTCTGGCAATCTTTGTCGGTGTGGTGCCTATGAACATTATCTGAATGGCGTGATGCGCGCCTCGGGGCAATTAGTATGACTATGCACATTGGAAAAGATTTCACGCCACCTGATGTGCCTGGCAAGGTCACAGGTGAGATCAAATACGCTGAGGATCACAAGCGCGAAGGCATGGTTTTTGCGCGCATCCTGACGAGCCCCCTGCCCAGCGGCAGGGTAGTCAATATCGACTATGCGGAAGCGTTGCGAATGGACGGCGTAGTGGGTGTTTTTACGGCCGACGATCTGCCTCCCGTGCCACCGCCGGGCAACCCCGCGCTGGCCTCCGACTACGTCACCTTCGTCGGCCAGCCCATTCTGGCGGTCGCGGCCGTCACTGAAGAAATCGCCGAAAGTGCCATTGCACGTATCCGCGTGGACTTCGAGCGGCGAAATTTCGTGGTCGACCCACTGGTCAGCCTCACACCTGGCGGACCGAATGCCTACCCTGAGGGTAACGTACTGGTTCGTACCCAGGAAGAAGGCCCGGAAGGCGCGCCCATCGTCGGCGCCGAAATTCGAGACATCAAGTGGCCTCAGTCAGCCATTGACGCGATCCGGGAAGGCCGCGAGCCAGTCGGCGGCGAGTTTACCCAGGAATGGGCATTCGGTGATGTCGACGCCGGCTTTGCGGAAGCGGCCCACATTATCGAAGAGCCCTTCGTCACCATGGGTTACCCACACCACTCTCTGGAAGCCCGTACCTGTATGGCCTACTGGGAAAATGGCAAGTGCTATTTTGCCGGCTCGTCCCAGAGCCAGAGTGCCAACGACAATGGCCTGGCGCGGATGCTGAATATCCCCGAAGCGGACCTGGTATTCATCAACGAAGCTACAGGTGGTGGGTTCGGTTCCAAGATCGGTCCCTACCCTTACATGGCCATCACCGGTAATTTCGCCCGGATGCTGAACCGCCCGGTGCAGACCCGCATTACCCGGGAACAGGAGTTTTATATCGGTTCTGCGCGCTCCGGCATGCAAGGCTGGATCAAAGTCGGTGTCAAGGCTGACGGCAAAGTTTCCGCAGTCGACCTGGCCATCGTTAACGACGGCGGTGCGACCGGCGGCGGCAGCGGCAACTCCTCTGCCGCGCACGTTACTATTGCCTACCAGCCGGAGTCCATGCGCTACCGGGGAATATCTGTTTATACCAATACCACGCCTCGAGGCGCCCAACGGGGGCCCGGCCAGAATGAAATGGCTTCGGTGCTGGCACCTATCACCGATAAGGTAGCCAGAACTGTTGGTATGGACCGGGTTGCATTTCGTCGTGTCAACGCCGCCAACAGCCAGGGTTTCCAGGGTGGCAGTCGCGGCCCGCTGACCAGCGCCTTCGTCACTGAAGCGCTGGACCAGGGTGAGCGCCTGTTTGGCTGGCAGGACAAGATCAGCCAGCCAAAACGCAACGGCAGCAAGGTACGCGGCGTAGGTATCGGTATCGGCTATCACGGCGCCGGCAGTCGCGGCTATGACGGCCTGGTCCGAATCGCGCCGGATGGCAAAGTGCACATTCACAGCGGCGTCGGTAACCTGGGTACTTATTCCTACGCAGCAACCTGCCGGGTGGCAGCGGAGGCTTTGCAGGTACCCTGGGAAAATTGCGAGATACATAACGCCAGAACTGACCGACACCTGCCCCACAGCTCCGGCCAGGGTGGCAGTAATACCATCTTCACCCACAGTCGGACC is part of the Gammaproteobacteria bacterium genome and harbors:
- a CDS encoding xanthine dehydrogenase family protein molybdopterin-binding subunit, which codes for MTMHIGKDFTPPDVPGKVTGEIKYAEDHKREGMVFARILTSPLPSGRVVNIDYAEALRMDGVVGVFTADDLPPVPPPGNPALASDYVTFVGQPILAVAAVTEEIAESAIARIRVDFERRNFVVDPLVSLTPGGPNAYPEGNVLVRTQEEGPEGAPIVGAEIRDIKWPQSAIDAIREGREPVGGEFTQEWAFGDVDAGFAEAAHIIEEPFVTMGYPHHSLEARTCMAYWENGKCYFAGSSQSQSANDNGLARMLNIPEADLVFINEATGGGFGSKIGPYPYMAITGNFARMLNRPVQTRITREQEFYIGSARSGMQGWIKVGVKADGKVSAVDLAIVNDGGATGGGSGNSSAAHVTIAYQPESMRYRGISVYTNTTPRGAQRGPGQNEMASVLAPITDKVARTVGMDRVAFRRVNAANSQGFQGGSRGPLTSAFVTEALDQGERLFGWQDKISQPKRNGSKVRGVGIGIGYHGAGSRGYDGLVRIAPDGKVHIHSGVGNLGTYSYAATCRVAAEALQVPWENCEIHNARTDRHLPHSSGQGGSNTIFTHSRTNWVAAQDAITKMKEIAAAELGGSADDYEIGGERVFLSSDPDQGLTYAEAAQRAIAMGGKFSGMEYPDDINPITQRAVQGLQGTGLVGVAKDNIPGQGQPPGIQVGFCEIELDLDTGKYEILDYAMVADCGTVVHPKNFNNAMRGGAVWGVGLTSLERHVYDPQNGLPANVGLYQSKPPTYKDVNLNTKIAAVNIPDPQNPVGARGIGEPTQGASAAALASAISDALDGHLFNTAPTTTDMIINHLAGNSYSSKTLKTNTF
- the uvrA gene encoding excinuclease ABC subunit UvrA, which gives rise to MDKIIVRGARTHNLKNINVTIPRDKLVVITGLSGSGKSSLAFDTLYAEGQRRYVESLSTYARQFLSMMEKPDIDHIEGLSPAISIEQKSTSHNPRSTVGTITEIYDYLRLLFARAGEPHCPEHGLKLEAQTVSQMVDQVMSLPPDSRLMVLAPIIRDRKGEHLHVFSELRTSGFIRARVDGLVCEIEYPPELEKNKKHNIEVVVDRLKVKEGIEQRLAESFETALQLADGLALVSFMDDDAGQPDLVFSSLFACPQCGHSISELEPRLFSFNNPAGACASCDGLGVKQYFDEQRIVVDSALSLAEGAIRGWDRRNMYYFQMLNSLADHYGFQLDKPFEKLTKKHQEVILKGSRGENIDFHFVNDRGDTVVRSHPFEGILPNMERRYRETESSMVREELTKFLSSQSCPDCQGTRLRKDARHVLIKGQNLPGITAMTVAQSTDYFRKLKLQGKQARIAEKILKELQARLKFLVDVGLNYLTLNRSAETLSGGEAQRIRLASQIGAGLVGVMYILDEPSIGLHQRDNDRLLNTLFHLRDLGNTVIVVEHDEEAIRSADHIIDIGPGAGVHGGHIVAEGALKDILQSKDSLTGKFLSGKEKISIPEKRIPIDKERILRLKGAKGNNLKSVDLEIPIGLFTCVTGVSGSGKSTLINSTLYPLTATQLNKATTLTPAPFDSIEGLELLDKVVDIDQSPIGRTPRSNPATYTGIFTPVRELFAGTQEARARGYKPGRFSFNVKGGRCEACQGDGVVKVEMHFLPDIYVACDVCRGKRYNRETLEVTYKGKNISEVLDMTIEDAAGFFSPVPAIARKLQTLIDVGLSYVCLGQAATTLSGGEAQRVKLSRELSKRDTGKTLYILDEPTTGLHFQDIRQLLKVLHHLRDQGNTIVVIEHNLDVIKTADWLVDLGPEGGNEGGQIVAEGTPEQLARVKGSHTGFYMKKILA
- a CDS encoding (2Fe-2S)-binding protein gives rise to the protein MNPKLTRRRFIKGVIFSGAAASTGASFYLANAQSGQNAAERLINLNVNGRTRPVDVLPSETLAYTLRYKLDLTGTKIGCNRGECGACTVHIDGVPNYACSVLTHNVRGRAVTTIEGIKAADGTLHPVQAAFVAENAPQCGFCTPGQVMSAVALLRDNPRPTREEAIQAMSGNLCRCGAYEHYLNGVMRASGQLV